TGGTAGTAGCGGACGGTTTCGACCCCCACCCCGCCTTCGCGCGCCAGCCCCGCAATCGTTGTCGTTTTCATCCCTTGACCCCGTACCATGGTACGGCCCCTACATGGGGTGGGTCCGATCCCGGACAAGCTGGAACGATCCCCAATGAACGCCCCCCGCCAAGCCGTCCTCTACCGCATGGTCATGCCCGACCACACCTGCCCCTACGGTCTCAAGGCCCGCCATCTGCTTAAGAGCCGGGGCTACAAGGTCGAGGACCACTGGCTGAAAACCCGCGAGGAAACCGACGCCTTCAAGGCGCAGCACGACGTGAAGACCACCCCCCAGACCTTCATCGATGGCGTGCGGATCGGCGGCCACGACGACCTGCGCCGCTACCTGGGCCTCAAGGTCCCCGACCCCAAGGCCAAGTCCTACACCCCGGTTCTGGTGGTGTTCGCCGTCACCGCCTTGATGGCTCTGGCGCTCAGCTACGCGTCGTTCGGCAATCCCCTGACGATGCGCGCGGGCGAGTGGTTCATCGGCCTGTCGATGATGGCCCTGGCCATGCTGAAGCTGCAGAACCCCGAGAGCTTCGCCACCATGTTCCTGAACTATGACCTGCTGGCCAAGCGCTGGGTCCCCTACGGCCGGATCTACCCGTTCGCGGAGCTCGGCGCCGGCGCCCTGATGGTGGCCGGCGTCTTCACCTGGCTGTCCGCGCCCGTCGCCCTCATCATCGGCGGAATCGGCGCGGTCTCGGTGATCAAGGCGGTCTATGTCGACGGGCGCGAGCTCAAATGCGCCTGCGTCGGCGGCGACAGCAATGTGCCCCTGGGCTTCCTGTCGCTCACCGAGAACCTGATGATGATCGCCATGGCGATCTGGATGCTGGCGATGGCCTAAAGGCTAGGTCGCCAGCGCCTTTCGCGTCTGGTTCCAGTACTGCCAGCCGGTGATCAGCGTCACGATGGCCGCGACCCACAGGGTGGTGTGGGCGAACAGGGTCACGGGCTCGCGGATCGCCGGATCGGCCGGCAGTTGGAAGGCGCCCCAGGAGGCCACCAGCAACTCCGCGCCGAGGCCCACCAGTTGCAGGGTGGTCTTCCACTTGGCCAGCAGGGTGACGGGCAGCTTGATCCCCTTGCCGGCGCCGACCTCGCGCAGGGCGCTGACCGTGAACTCGCGGAACAGGATCAGGCCCACCGGCAGCACCACCGCCGGCTGGGCGCCCAGCGCCATCAGGCCCAACACCGCGCCGGCCACCAGCACCTTGTCGCCGATCGGATCGAGGATCGCCCCCCAGACCGTGACCGCGTCCAGCTTGCGCGCCAGCCAGCCGTCGAAATAATCGGTCACCGCGGCGATCACAAAGGCCCAGAAGGCGAACCTCTGCAGGGCGAACTGGGTCTCAGGTGTGAGCCGCTCACTCACATAGGGCACGCCGCCCGCCGCCGCAGCCAGGGCCACGAACATGAGGACCGTCAGGATCAGGCGGCCGGTGGACAGGATGTTGGGCAGGGACTTCATCATCGCACTCTAACGCGCCAGTGCAGCTTCCGTCGCTAGGGGTGTGTGCGATAGGCACACCCCTCCCCCCAAATGAACGTCATCCTCGGGCTTGTCCCGAGGATCCATGATCTCCGCTTGGCCTCAGAGGGCGCGAACCTCGCCGCCGAGCGTCATCGTCACCACGGTGTTGATGGATCCTCGGGACAAGCCCGAGGATGACGATCAGAGAGTCCCTAGCTCTTCCGGAAGAAGTCGAAGATCCGCTGGGCCAGGGGTTCGCTGACCCCGTCGACCTTCATGATGTCGTCCACCGAGGCTCTGGACACCCCACGCGCCGAGCCGAAGGCGTGCAGCAGGGCGCGCTTGCGGCCGGGGCCTACGCCCTCGATCTCGTCGAGGGGGTTCTTCTTCATGTCGATGGACCGCTTGATGCGGTGGGTGCCGATGGCGAAGCGGTGGGCCTCGTCGCGCAGCCTCTGCAGGTAATAGAGAACCGGCGACTTGGGCTCGAGCATGAACTGCGGCTTGCCGGCCACATGGAACCGCTCGAGGCCCGCGTCACGGTCAGGACCCTTGGCCACCCCCACCACCGGGATGTCGTCCACCCCCAGGTCGGCCATCACCTCCATCACCGCCGAGATCTGGCCGGCGCCGCCATCGATCAGCACCAGGTCGGGCCGCGGGCTGGAGGCCTCTCCGGTCTCCTCCTCCTTGACCATCCGGCCGAAGCGGCGGCGCAGCACCTCCTTCATCATCCCGAAGTCGTCGCCCGGGGTGAGGTCCGTGCCCTTGATGTTGAACTTGCGGTACTGGTTCTTGTTGAAGCCCTCAGGCCCGGCCACGATCATGCCGCCCACGGCGTTGGTGCCCATGATGTGGCTGTTGTCGTAGACCTCGATCCGCTCGGGCGGGGCCTCCAGGCCAAACGCCTCGCAGACCCCGGCCAGCAGCTTTCCCTGGGCAGAGCTCTCGCTCATCTTCCGTCCCAGCGCCTCGCGGGCGTTGGTCAGGGCGTGGTCCACCAGGCCCTTCTTCTCCCCCTTCTGCGGCCGGGTGATCTCCACCTTGCGGCCGGCCTTCAGGGTGAAGGCCTCGTTCAGCAGCTCCCGCTCGGCCGGCGCCACATTGGTCAGGATCAGGCGCGGGATCGGCTTGTCGTCGTAGAACTGGCCGAGGAAGGCGCTCATCACGTCGGTGTCCTCGTCGGACTTGTCGACCCGGGGGAAG
The sequence above is drawn from the Phenylobacterium glaciei genome and encodes:
- a CDS encoding glutaredoxin family protein — translated: MNAPRQAVLYRMVMPDHTCPYGLKARHLLKSRGYKVEDHWLKTREETDAFKAQHDVKTTPQTFIDGVRIGGHDDLRRYLGLKVPDPKAKSYTPVLVVFAVTALMALALSYASFGNPLTMRAGEWFIGLSMMALAMLKLQNPESFATMFLNYDLLAKRWVPYGRIYPFAELGAGALMVAGVFTWLSAPVALIIGGIGAVSVIKAVYVDGRELKCACVGGDSNVPLGFLSLTENLMMIAMAIWMLAMA
- the pgsA gene encoding CDP-diacylglycerol--glycerol-3-phosphate 3-phosphatidyltransferase; protein product: MKSLPNILSTGRLILTVLMFVALAAAAGGVPYVSERLTPETQFALQRFAFWAFVIAAVTDYFDGWLARKLDAVTVWGAILDPIGDKVLVAGAVLGLMALGAQPAVVLPVGLILFREFTVSALREVGAGKGIKLPVTLLAKWKTTLQLVGLGAELLVASWGAFQLPADPAIREPVTLFAHTTLWVAAIVTLITGWQYWNQTRKALAT
- the uvrC gene encoding excinuclease ABC subunit UvrC, with amino-acid sequence MPTDTTLAPLKGAALIADEVKRLPDSPGVYRMMGEDGEVLYVGKARSLKKRVIQYAQGRFHTQRIALMVDLTRSMEFVTVRTETDALFLEINLIKQLKPRFNVLLRDDKSFPEIVIRREHPAAQLRKHRGAHTIKGDYFGPFASAWAVNRTLNTLQKAFLLRSCSDSVYESRTRPCMLHQIKRCAAPCTGLVSLEDYSALVDQAEDFLRGKSRAVISRMSEEMQAASDEMEFERAGRLRDRIRALASVAQEQQINPETLDEADVFALFAEGGQACVQVFFFRAGQNWGNRAYFPRVDKSDEDTDVMSAFLGQFYDDKPIPRLILTNVAPAERELLNEAFTLKAGRKVEITRPQKGEKKGLVDHALTNAREALGRKMSESSAQGKLLAGVCEAFGLEAPPERIEVYDNSHIMGTNAVGGMIVAGPEGFNKNQYRKFNIKGTDLTPGDDFGMMKEVLRRRFGRMVKEEETGEASSPRPDLVLIDGGAGQISAVMEVMADLGVDDIPVVGVAKGPDRDAGLERFHVAGKPQFMLEPKSPVLYYLQRLRDEAHRFAIGTHRIKRSIDMKKNPLDEIEGVGPGRKRALLHAFGSARGVSRASVDDIMKVDGVSEPLAQRIFDFFRKS